The Microlunatus antarcticus genome window below encodes:
- a CDS encoding zinc-dependent alcohol dehydrogenase, whose translation MVLAATLVGPGTIEVRDYPKPARLEPGAVLLRMIASGICGTDKHTFRGENVQYAGTAMERTTPFPIIQGHENLGVVDAVGDGDVRAYDGELLQVGDRVVPAPNVACGHCRSCRRGFPYYLCRNLENYGNSITSADAPHLFGGWAEHLYLKPRTAVFRVPDELASDVAVLTEIFAVTHSLERAAAVRSPGGFRPGDTVAVVGVGSLGMAHLVKAALMGAGRVIAVDRSEKRLALARRLVGAETVLAAGDEVAEVRELTAGEGVDLVVNATGFPGSFGTALGLVRDAGTIVEVGAFVDMGPEAFNPAVVCGRSLTIMGTGGEDLAAYPGTLALMARHAHEVPFGEMISHAFPVHEAATALLTSLDAANATKVLISDEITRP comes from the coding sequence ATGGTCCTTGCTGCCACCCTCGTCGGCCCCGGCACCATCGAGGTCCGCGACTACCCGAAGCCCGCCCGCCTCGAGCCGGGGGCCGTGCTGCTGCGCATGATCGCGTCCGGCATCTGTGGCACCGACAAGCACACGTTCCGCGGCGAGAACGTCCAGTACGCCGGCACGGCGATGGAGCGCACCACCCCGTTCCCGATCATCCAGGGCCACGAGAACCTCGGCGTCGTCGACGCGGTCGGCGACGGCGACGTGCGCGCGTACGACGGTGAGCTGCTGCAGGTCGGCGACCGGGTGGTGCCGGCCCCCAACGTGGCCTGCGGCCACTGCCGCAGCTGTCGACGGGGCTTCCCCTACTACCTGTGCCGCAACCTCGAGAACTACGGCAACTCGATCACCTCCGCCGACGCCCCGCACCTGTTCGGGGGCTGGGCCGAGCACCTCTACCTCAAGCCGCGGACGGCCGTGTTCCGCGTGCCGGACGAGCTGGCCTCCGACGTCGCCGTGCTGACCGAGATCTTCGCCGTCACCCACAGCCTCGAGCGCGCGGCGGCGGTCCGGAGCCCCGGCGGCTTCCGTCCCGGCGACACCGTGGCCGTGGTCGGCGTGGGCTCGCTGGGCATGGCCCACCTGGTGAAGGCCGCTCTGATGGGCGCCGGCCGGGTGATCGCCGTCGACCGCTCCGAGAAGCGGCTCGCGCTGGCCCGCCGGCTCGTCGGCGCCGAGACCGTCCTGGCCGCCGGGGACGAGGTCGCCGAGGTCCGCGAGCTCACGGCGGGAGAGGGTGTCGATCTCGTGGTGAACGCGACCGGTTTCCCGGGCTCGTTCGGCACGGCGCTGGGCCTGGTCCGTGACGCCGGGACCATCGTCGAGGTCGGCGCCTTCGTCGACATGGGTCCCGAGGCCTTCAACCCGGCGGTCGTCTGCGGGCGGAGCCTGACGATCATGGGCACCGGCGGCGAGGACCTGGCCGCCTACCCGGGCACGCTCGCGCTGATGGCCCGGCACGCGCACGAGGTGCCGTTCGGCGAGATGATCTCGCACGCGTTCCCCGTCCACGAGGCGGCGACGGCGCTCCTGACGTCGCTGGACGCCGCGAACGCGACCAAGGTGCTGATCTCGGACGAGATCACCCGGCCCTGA
- a CDS encoding aldehyde dehydrogenase family protein, whose product MGTSDLYVGGAWRPAADEATRDIRCPADDRLVATVSEAGPEDTRAAVAAARAAFDAGPWPRTGSGERGALLHRVADLLERDTDAYARAESADTGKRLVESRYDLADVVSVFRYFAGLAGSEAGRVVDVGRSDVVSRVVHEPIGVCALITPWNYPLLQTSWKVAPALAAGCTFVLKPSELTPSTAVLLMATLAEAGVPAGVANLVLGAGPGTGGVLSAHPDVDLVSFTGGLATGRTVMAAAAPTVKRVALELGGKNPNVVFADADLETALDFALTAVFLHSGQVCSAGARLLVEDAIADAFVTELVGRAEQIRLGGPEDADAETGPLISAAHRDKVEAYVAAGLAEGAVLRCGGVRPDDPALADGFYYRPTVLDGCRSDMTVVREESFGPVLTVERFSGADRAAAEDAAVALANDSDYGLAGAVWTADAGRAERVAGRLRMGTVWINDYHPYVPQAEWGGYKQSGVGRELGPSGLAEYRETKHVWHNIAPTPQRWFAPRTPPGEQQDGGAVA is encoded by the coding sequence GTGGGGACGAGCGACCTGTACGTGGGCGGGGCCTGGCGGCCGGCGGCCGACGAGGCGACCCGCGACATCCGTTGCCCGGCGGACGATCGGCTGGTCGCGACCGTCAGCGAGGCGGGGCCGGAGGACACGCGGGCCGCGGTGGCCGCCGCACGCGCCGCTTTCGACGCCGGTCCCTGGCCGCGGACCGGCTCCGGCGAGCGGGGCGCCCTCCTGCACCGCGTGGCCGACCTGCTCGAGCGGGACACCGACGCGTACGCGCGGGCCGAGTCCGCCGACACGGGCAAGCGGCTGGTCGAGAGCCGCTACGACCTCGCCGACGTCGTCTCGGTCTTCCGCTACTTCGCCGGCCTCGCCGGCAGCGAGGCCGGCCGGGTCGTGGACGTCGGCCGGTCGGACGTGGTCAGCCGCGTGGTGCACGAGCCGATCGGCGTGTGCGCGCTGATCACCCCCTGGAACTACCCGCTGCTGCAGACGTCGTGGAAGGTCGCGCCCGCGCTGGCCGCGGGCTGCACGTTCGTGCTCAAGCCCAGCGAGCTGACCCCGTCGACGGCGGTCCTGCTGATGGCGACGCTGGCCGAGGCGGGCGTGCCCGCCGGCGTGGCCAACCTCGTCCTTGGGGCGGGCCCCGGCACCGGCGGCGTGCTCAGCGCCCACCCCGACGTCGACCTCGTCAGCTTCACCGGCGGCCTCGCCACCGGTCGGACGGTCATGGCCGCCGCGGCGCCGACGGTCAAGCGGGTCGCCCTCGAGCTGGGCGGCAAGAACCCGAACGTCGTCTTCGCCGACGCCGACCTCGAGACCGCGCTGGACTTCGCGCTGACCGCTGTGTTCCTGCACTCGGGGCAGGTCTGCTCCGCCGGCGCCCGGCTGCTGGTCGAGGACGCGATCGCCGACGCCTTCGTGACGGAGCTGGTCGGGCGCGCGGAGCAGATCCGCCTCGGCGGGCCGGAGGACGCGGACGCGGAGACCGGGCCCCTCATCTCGGCCGCGCACCGCGACAAGGTCGAGGCGTACGTCGCCGCCGGGCTCGCTGAGGGCGCAGTGCTCCGCTGCGGCGGCGTACGACCCGACGACCCCGCGCTCGCCGACGGCTTCTACTACCGGCCCACCGTCCTCGACGGGTGCCGCAGCGACATGACGGTCGTGCGCGAGGAGTCGTTCGGGCCGGTGCTGACCGTCGAGCGCTTCTCCGGGGCCGACCGGGCCGCCGCCGAGGACGCGGCGGTCGCGCTGGCCAACGACTCCGACTACGGCCTCGCCGGCGCGGTGTGGACCGCCGACGCCGGCCGGGCCGAGCGCGTCGCGGGACGCCTGCGGATGGGCACGGTCTGGATCAACGACTACCACCCGTACGTCCCCCAGGCCGAGTGGGGCGGCTACAAGCAGTCGGGGGTCGGGCGCGAGCTCGGGCCGTCCGGGCTGGCCGAGTACCGCGAGACCAAGCACGTCTGGCACAACATCGCCCCGACGCCGCAGCGATGGTTCGCGCCCCGGACGCCACCGGGCGAGCAGCAGGACGGGGGAGCGGTCGCGTGA
- the betA gene encoding choline dehydrogenase: MTERYDVVIVGGGSAGCVLANRLSADPDVTVLLLEAGRSDFRLDPLIHMPAALPYPIGNRLYDWRYSSEPEPFMNGRTIHHARGKVLGGSSSINGMIFQRGNPADYQRWAAEPGMADWDYAHCLPYFKRMETCLAGADAWRGGSGPLVLERGPATNPLFGAFFEAVQQAGHHLTDDVNGYRQEGFAPFDRNLHRGRRLSAARAYVHPVRSRPNLTVRTLAHVTGLRTRTVDGRPRVVGVDYLRGGRRHSVGSGEVVLSGGALATPQILQLSGIGPADVLRPLGVDVVADLPGVGANLQDHLEVYIQHASVQPVSIAPWLKHRHKPRVAAEWLFLRSGVGASNHFEAGGFIRSNDTVDYPNLMFHFLPIAIRYDGTRPASEHGYQVHIGPMYSDCRGSVTIRSRDPKVHPALRFNYLSTPDDRREWLEMVAKAREILAQPAFAAFSGGEISPGPGVQTDAEVLDWVARDAETALHPSCTAAMGTGDQAVLDPADLRVHGVDGLRVVDASTFPYVPNGNIYAPVMMLAERAADLIAGRTPLAPEHVPYYRYRAGDPLYPPGDARNATEVAA, encoded by the coding sequence GTGACGGAGCGCTACGACGTCGTCATCGTCGGCGGCGGGTCGGCCGGCTGCGTGCTGGCCAACCGGCTGAGCGCCGACCCGGACGTGACGGTGCTGCTGCTGGAGGCTGGGCGCAGCGACTTCCGCCTCGACCCCCTGATCCACATGCCGGCCGCGCTGCCGTACCCGATCGGCAACCGGCTCTACGACTGGCGCTACTCCTCCGAGCCGGAGCCGTTCATGAACGGCCGCACGATCCACCACGCACGCGGCAAGGTGCTCGGCGGCTCCAGCAGCATCAACGGGATGATCTTCCAGCGCGGCAACCCGGCCGACTACCAGCGCTGGGCGGCCGAGCCGGGGATGGCCGACTGGGACTACGCGCACTGCCTGCCGTACTTCAAGCGGATGGAGACGTGCCTCGCCGGCGCGGACGCGTGGCGCGGGGGCAGCGGGCCGCTGGTGCTCGAGCGCGGACCCGCCACCAACCCGCTCTTCGGCGCGTTCTTCGAGGCCGTGCAGCAGGCCGGCCACCACCTGACCGACGACGTGAACGGCTACCGGCAGGAGGGGTTCGCCCCCTTCGACCGGAACCTCCACCGCGGCCGCCGGCTGAGCGCGGCCCGGGCGTACGTGCACCCGGTGCGCTCGCGGCCCAACCTGACCGTCCGGACGCTGGCCCACGTCACCGGCCTGCGGACCCGGACCGTCGACGGCCGGCCCCGCGTGGTGGGCGTCGACTACCTGCGCGGCGGGCGGCGGCACAGCGTCGGGTCCGGTGAGGTCGTGCTGTCCGGCGGTGCGCTGGCGACGCCCCAGATCCTCCAGCTGTCCGGGATCGGGCCGGCCGATGTCCTGCGCCCGCTTGGCGTCGACGTCGTCGCGGACCTGCCCGGGGTCGGCGCCAACCTCCAGGACCACCTGGAGGTCTACATCCAGCACGCCAGCGTGCAGCCGGTCTCCATCGCCCCGTGGCTCAAGCACCGCCACAAGCCGCGCGTGGCCGCGGAGTGGCTGTTCCTGCGCTCGGGCGTCGGGGCCAGCAACCACTTCGAGGCGGGCGGCTTCATCCGCAGCAACGACACGGTCGACTACCCGAACCTCATGTTCCACTTCCTGCCGATCGCCATCCGCTACGACGGGACGCGGCCGGCCTCGGAGCACGGCTACCAGGTGCACATCGGACCGATGTACTCCGACTGCCGCGGCAGCGTGACGATCCGCAGCCGCGACCCGAAGGTCCACCCGGCGCTGCGCTTCAACTACCTCTCCACCCCCGACGACCGGCGCGAGTGGCTCGAGATGGTGGCCAAGGCGCGCGAGATCCTGGCGCAGCCCGCGTTCGCGGCGTTCAGCGGCGGCGAGATCTCGCCCGGACCCGGCGTGCAGACCGACGCCGAGGTCCTCGACTGGGTGGCCCGCGACGCCGAGACCGCGCTGCACCCGTCCTGCACGGCGGCGATGGGGACCGGCGACCAGGCCGTCCTCGACCCGGCCGACCTGCGGGTGCACGGCGTCGACGGGCTACGGGTCGTGGACGCGTCGACCTTCCCCTACGTCCCGAACGGCAACATCTACGCCCCGGTCATGATGCTCGCCGAGCGCGCGGCCGACCTGATCGCCGGGCGGACGCCGCTGGCGCCCGAGCACGTCCCCTACTACCGCTACCGCGCGGGCGACCCGCTCTACCCGCCGGGCGACGCCCGCAACGCGACCGAGGTGGCCGCATGA
- a CDS encoding quaternary amine ABC transporter ATP-binding protein, whose protein sequence is MSGAALEVEHLWKVFGPRASRIPGSPEADLPRAELRARTGCTAAVRDVSFTVAPGEVFVVMGLSGSGKSTLVRCLTRLVEPTAGAVRIEGDDVSTMTPARLRDLRRRHVAMVFQHFGLLPHRRVIDNIAFGLEVRGESRRDRLARAQEVVDLVGLTGNEQSFPDQLSGGMQQRVGLGRALAADPSLILFDEPFSALDPLIRRDMQNEVVRLHRDMGKTMVFITHDLSEALKLGDRILVMRDGEVVQVGTPDEVVGAPADDYVRDFVSDVPKARVLTLRWLVRDPGDDPVCDGSPLPVQTLVADAAHRVLSTDLPVRVVDGDRTLGVVHRDDVLALLGAGPR, encoded by the coding sequence ATGAGCGGCGCGGCGCTGGAGGTGGAGCACCTCTGGAAGGTGTTCGGCCCCCGGGCGTCCCGCATCCCGGGCTCGCCGGAGGCCGACCTGCCGCGCGCCGAGCTGCGCGCCCGTACGGGCTGCACGGCGGCGGTGCGCGACGTGTCGTTCACCGTGGCGCCGGGGGAGGTGTTCGTGGTCATGGGCCTGTCCGGCTCGGGCAAGTCCACGCTGGTGCGCTGCCTGACCCGGCTGGTCGAGCCGACCGCCGGCGCCGTCCGCATCGAGGGCGACGACGTCAGCACCATGACCCCCGCCCGGCTGCGGGACCTGCGCCGGCGCCACGTCGCCATGGTGTTCCAGCACTTCGGGCTGCTGCCGCACCGCCGGGTCATCGACAACATCGCCTTCGGGCTCGAGGTCCGCGGGGAGTCGCGGCGCGACCGGCTCGCGCGGGCCCAGGAGGTCGTCGACCTCGTCGGGCTGACGGGCAACGAGCAGTCGTTCCCCGACCAGCTGTCCGGCGGCATGCAGCAGCGGGTCGGTCTCGGTCGCGCGCTGGCCGCGGACCCGTCGCTGATCCTCTTCGACGAGCCGTTCTCCGCGCTGGACCCGCTGATCCGCCGCGACATGCAGAACGAGGTCGTCCGGCTGCACCGCGACATGGGCAAGACGATGGTCTTCATCACCCACGACCTCAGCGAGGCGCTCAAGCTGGGCGACCGGATCCTCGTGATGCGCGACGGGGAGGTGGTGCAGGTCGGGACGCCCGACGAGGTGGTGGGGGCGCCGGCCGACGACTACGTCCGCGACTTCGTCAGCGACGTGCCCAAGGCCCGCGTGCTGACGCTGCGCTGGCTGGTCCGCGACCCGGGCGACGACCCCGTGTGCGACGGCAGCCCGCTGCCGGTGCAGACCCTCGTCGCCGACGCGGCCCACCGCGTGCTGTCCACCGACCTCCCGGTCCGCGTCGTCGACGGCGACCGCACCCTCGGCGTCGTGCACCGCGACGACGTCCTCGCCCTGCTGGGCGCCGGCCCGCGATGA
- a CDS encoding ABC transporter permease, which translates to MTTTAPARPTEQATPAPAEPAPARRIVTRTTALLAVLVVGVMVGIALQGRATLEVARSDLSPFQVGVNGLRDSLDASRGSSGLLRVLDGVAGALNAVIEALQHLVSDAPPGRPTPEIGWLGVVALAVVVTLAVAGWRLAVLTALVFAAFGTFGYWQESLDTLVVTFVSVVLVLVVGLPLGVWMGTSRRVSRVVTPVLDVMQTLPSFVYLLPVTLFFGIGGAPAVIATFVYAFPPVVRVTAEGIRGVDRSVLEATDSLGTTGAQRLLRVLLPMSRRTVLVGVNQSVMAALSMVTIAAFINSPGLGVPVISALASLDVGTSFTAGVLVALAAVMLDRVTTAAGERTGLMRTPAGVRRRRIGLGAAAVIAVVCVYYSHLYLALARFPTSPDLGGPVGAAAQGVADAVALHGSAVTGPLSQAFTVVLLNPFQALLASSPWWLVAAVLVACSALLAGWRVGVVALVCVGVILAVGIWHEAMVTLATAVVGSLLVVVLALVVGVLMANDRRVDLVVRPVLDTAQTIPAFVYLVPALALFGSTRFTAMVAAVIYGAPVAIKLVCDGIRGVSPTTVEAARSTGATRWQLVTRVQLPMARSSVALAANQGLLYVFAVVVIGGLVGAGGLGYLVVAGFSQSELFGKGVAAGVAIVALAILFDRTTQGWVARTGSREEHQ; encoded by the coding sequence GTGACGACCACAGCGCCGGCGCGTCCGACGGAGCAGGCCACGCCCGCTCCCGCCGAACCCGCGCCCGCCCGCCGGATCGTCACCAGGACGACGGCCCTGCTCGCGGTGCTCGTCGTCGGCGTCATGGTCGGGATCGCGCTGCAGGGCCGCGCGACCCTGGAGGTCGCCCGCTCCGACCTGTCCCCGTTCCAGGTCGGCGTCAACGGGCTGCGCGACTCCCTCGACGCCTCCCGCGGCAGCAGCGGGCTGCTGCGGGTCCTCGACGGGGTCGCCGGCGCGCTGAACGCGGTCATCGAGGCACTGCAGCACCTGGTCAGCGACGCACCGCCCGGGCGCCCGACCCCCGAGATCGGCTGGCTCGGGGTGGTCGCCCTCGCCGTCGTCGTCACCCTGGCCGTGGCCGGCTGGCGGCTCGCGGTGCTGACCGCACTGGTCTTCGCCGCGTTCGGGACGTTCGGCTACTGGCAGGAGAGCCTCGACACCCTGGTCGTCACGTTCGTCTCCGTCGTCCTCGTGCTGGTCGTCGGCCTCCCGCTCGGCGTGTGGATGGGGACGAGCCGCCGGGTGTCCCGGGTGGTCACCCCGGTGCTCGACGTGATGCAGACGCTGCCCTCGTTCGTCTACCTGCTGCCGGTCACCCTGTTCTTCGGCATCGGCGGTGCGCCGGCGGTCATCGCGACCTTCGTCTACGCCTTCCCGCCGGTCGTCCGGGTCACCGCCGAGGGCATCCGCGGTGTCGACCGCAGCGTGCTCGAGGCGACCGACTCGCTCGGCACGACGGGGGCGCAGCGGCTGCTGCGGGTGCTGCTGCCGATGTCGCGCCGCACCGTCCTCGTCGGGGTCAACCAGTCGGTGATGGCCGCGCTGTCCATGGTCACCATCGCCGCCTTCATCAACTCGCCCGGCCTCGGCGTGCCGGTGATCAGCGCGCTCGCCTCGCTCGACGTCGGCACGTCCTTCACCGCCGGCGTGCTCGTCGCCCTGGCCGCGGTCATGCTCGACCGCGTCACCACCGCCGCCGGCGAGCGGACCGGGCTGATGCGGACGCCGGCCGGCGTACGGCGTCGGCGGATCGGGCTCGGTGCGGCCGCGGTCATCGCCGTGGTCTGCGTCTACTACTCCCACCTCTACCTCGCGCTGGCCCGGTTCCCGACCTCGCCGGACCTCGGTGGCCCGGTCGGGGCGGCGGCCCAGGGCGTGGCCGACGCCGTCGCGCTCCACGGCAGCGCCGTCACCGGACCGCTCTCGCAGGCGTTCACGGTCGTGCTGCTCAACCCGTTCCAGGCCCTGCTCGCGTCCTCGCCCTGGTGGCTCGTCGCCGCCGTCCTCGTCGCATGCTCCGCGCTGCTCGCCGGCTGGCGGGTCGGGGTCGTCGCGCTGGTCTGCGTCGGCGTCATCCTCGCCGTCGGCATCTGGCACGAGGCGATGGTCACGCTGGCGACCGCGGTCGTCGGGTCCCTGCTCGTGGTCGTGCTGGCCCTCGTCGTGGGCGTGCTGATGGCGAACGACCGCCGGGTCGACCTCGTCGTCCGCCCGGTGCTCGACACCGCCCAGACCATCCCGGCCTTCGTCTACCTCGTCCCCGCGCTGGCCCTGTTCGGCTCGACCCGCTTCACCGCGATGGTCGCCGCCGTCATCTACGGGGCGCCCGTGGCGATCAAGCTCGTCTGCGACGGCATCCGCGGGGTCTCCCCGACGACCGTCGAGGCGGCACGTTCCACCGGGGCCACCCGCTGGCAGCTCGTGACCCGCGTCCAGCTGCCCATGGCCCGCAGCAGCGTCGCCCTGGCGGCCAACCAGGGGCTGCTCTACGTCTTCGCGGTCGTCGTCATCGGCGGCCTCGTCGGGGCGGGCGGGCTCGGCTACCTCGTGGTCGCCGGCTTCTCCCAGTCCGAGCTCTTCGGCAAGGGCGTCGCCGCCGGCGTCGCCATCGTCGCCCTCGCCATCCTGTTCGACCGCACGACCCAGGGCTGGGTCGCGCGGACCGGCTCTCGAGAGGAACACCAGTGA
- a CDS encoding ABC transporter substrate-binding protein, giving the protein MTAPTRRARAPIALAALVATGSLVLTACGGGDISSGAGSAAGNGSAPACTSTMKMAVNPWVGYEASAYVVGEVVKQKLGCEVEYQNLKEEVSWQGFGSSVDVVIEDWGHPDLEKKYVESASPTAVMDGPNGNVGQIGWFVPPWMAEKYPDITDYKNLNKYAEMFKTTESGGQGQLLDGDPSYVTNDEALVKNLDLDYKVVYAGSEAALITAFRQAEQEKKPLIGYFYSPQWFLSEVKLAKVNLPPYVDGCDADPEKIACDYASTPLQKVVAKEFVDSGSPAYQVVHKFTWTNDDQNVVGKYIAEDKMAPEAAADKWIADNPDKVAAWLPA; this is encoded by the coding sequence GTGACTGCTCCGACCCGTAGGGCCCGTGCCCCGATCGCCCTGGCCGCGCTCGTCGCGACCGGCAGCCTCGTGCTGACCGCGTGCGGGGGCGGTGACATCAGCAGCGGTGCCGGCTCGGCGGCGGGCAACGGCTCGGCGCCCGCCTGCACGAGCACGATGAAGATGGCCGTCAACCCGTGGGTCGGCTACGAGGCGTCCGCGTACGTCGTCGGCGAGGTGGTCAAGCAGAAGCTCGGCTGCGAGGTGGAGTACCAGAACCTCAAGGAGGAGGTCTCCTGGCAGGGCTTCGGCAGCTCGGTCGACGTCGTGATCGAGGACTGGGGCCACCCGGACCTGGAGAAGAAGTACGTCGAGTCGGCCAGCCCGACCGCCGTGATGGACGGGCCGAACGGCAACGTCGGGCAGATCGGCTGGTTCGTGCCGCCGTGGATGGCCGAGAAGTACCCCGACATCACCGACTACAAGAACCTCAACAAGTACGCGGAGATGTTCAAGACCACCGAGTCCGGCGGCCAGGGGCAGCTCCTCGACGGCGACCCGTCGTACGTGACCAACGACGAGGCGCTGGTGAAGAACCTGGACCTCGACTACAAGGTCGTCTACGCGGGCAGCGAGGCGGCGCTGATCACCGCGTTCCGTCAGGCCGAGCAGGAGAAGAAGCCGCTGATCGGCTACTTCTACTCCCCGCAGTGGTTCCTCTCCGAGGTCAAGCTCGCCAAGGTGAACCTGCCGCCGTACGTCGACGGCTGCGACGCCGACCCGGAGAAGATCGCCTGCGACTACGCCTCGACGCCGCTGCAGAAGGTCGTCGCGAAGGAGTTCGTGGACTCGGGCAGCCCCGCGTACCAGGTGGTCCACAAGTTCACCTGGACCAACGACGACCAGAACGTGGTCGGCAAGTACATCGCCGAGGACAAGATGGCGCCGGAGGCCGCGGCCGACAAGTGGATCGCCGACAACCCGGACAAGGTCGCCGCCTGGCTCCCGGCCTGA
- a CDS encoding bifunctional 3-phenylpropionate/cinnamic acid dioxygenase ferredoxin subunit, translating to MLKVGPVSSLSPGEAVRLETSPPIAVFRTDDGALYAIDDTCTHQDASLADGWLEDCRVECPLHASTFDLRTGEVDQPPAKRGVRTHRVVVEGDEIFVEESSDTPNLPPGVTLS from the coding sequence GTGCTGAAGGTCGGACCCGTGTCGTCCCTGTCCCCCGGCGAGGCCGTCCGCCTCGAGACCTCGCCGCCGATCGCGGTGTTCCGCACCGACGACGGCGCGCTGTACGCCATCGACGACACGTGCACCCACCAGGACGCGTCGCTCGCCGACGGCTGGCTCGAGGACTGCCGGGTCGAGTGCCCCTTGCATGCCTCGACCTTCGACCTCCGGACGGGCGAGGTCGACCAGCCGCCGGCCAAGCGGGGCGTGCGGACGCACCGGGTGGTGGTCGAGGGCGACGAGATCTTCGTCGAGGAGTCCTCCGACACCCCGAACCTCCCCCCGGGCGTCACGCTGTCCTGA